The window CCCGGGAACCGCAGCTGGGCGAACGCGTAGCCGGCGAGGAGGCTCGTGATCGTCGACAGCGCGGTGACCACGAGCGAGATCGCCACGGAGTTTCCGAACCAGGTCGCCACGGGGAACGACTCGAACACGCGAACGAAGTTGTCCAGGGTGACCTCTCGCGGCCACGGACGGAACTCGCCGCCCCCGAGCAGTTCGGAGCGGGTCGAGAAGGCGACGGCGACCATCCAGTACAGCGGCGAGATCGTCACGAGCCCGATGACGAGTACGACGACCGTGCGCGCGGCGGTCGCGCCGCGCGCCGAGAGGCGGGTGCGGGCGCTCATTCGACCAGGTCCCTCGTGCGGCTCGCACGCCACTGCGCGGCGGCGAAGACGAGGGCGAAGACGAAGAGGACCATGCCGATCGCGGCGGCGTAGCCCTGATCGCGCGTGACGAAGCCCGTCTCGTAGGCGTAGGTCACCAGTACCGAGGTCGCCCCGCCCGGGCCCCCGCCGGTCAGGACGAACACGAGGTCGAACACCTGGAACGAGTAGATGACGTTGAGCACGGTGAGGAAGAACGTCGTCGGGCCGAGGAGCGGCACGGTGACGGCGAAGAACCGCTGGAGGGCGTTCGCACCGTCCAGGCGGGCAGCCTCGTACAGGTCAGGACCGAGGCCCTGCAGGCCCGCGAGGTAGATGAGCATGTTGAAGCCCGTGCGCCACCACACGGTGGCGATGACGATCGACGCGAAGGCCGGGATCGGCTGAGACTGCCAGTCCACCGAGGGAAGGCCGAGCACCTCGGCGATCCGGTTGAGGGCACCGGAGTTCTGGTCGAAGATCAGCACGCCGATGAGCCCGGTGGCCACGCCGGAGACCGCCATCGGCAGGATGAGCAGCGACCTCAGCACACCGCGGGCGGGGAGCGCTGCGTTGAGCATCACGGCCGAGAACAGGCCGATCGCCATCGACACCGGTGTCACGATCAGGGTGAAGACCACGGTGTTGGCGAGCGACCGCCAGAACAGCGGATCGGAGGCGAGCCGCGCGTAGTTGTCGAGCCCGGTGAAGGTGCCCTCGCCGAAGCCGTCGGTGCGTTGCAGGCTCACCAGCAGCGCACCCACGAGAGGGATGAGGACGAAGATCAGCAGGAGCAGGTAGTTGGGCGCGATGAACGCGTAGGCGGCCGCCGCCTCTTTCCGCGCTCCCGCCCGCCGCGGGCGCGCCACCCTCACGCCCCGGTGGCCGCGGCGATTCCGGTCTGCAGGTTCTCGACCGTCGTGGCCGGATCCTGCGCGCCGGTGAAGGCGAGGTCGAGCTGCTCCTGGAGCACCGGGATGATCGCCGACATCGACGGCGAGGCCACCTGCGCGACATCCTGCGGCTGCACGACGCCCGCCTGCGCGGCGAAGACGGGTGCCAGCTCGGGCCGGACGTCGAAGAGGAGGTCGTCGTTGAGGAGATCGCCCCGGGTCGGCAGGAGCGACGCGGTCTGGCAGAACGACCGCATCTGCTCGGCATCGGTCATGAACTCCAGAAAGGCCGCGGCGAGCTCCGGCTGCGCGGTGTCGGCCGTGGCCACGAGCGCATTGCCGCCGAAGTCGCCGCCGCCGCGGACGTCGCGGGGGGCGAAGGTCGCCGTCCATTCGAAGGCGGCGGTGCTGTCGGCATCCGGGATCTGGAACGCCCCCGACCACACCATCGCGACCGACTGCGAGAACCACGATTCGCTGGCGTAGCTGGAGGAGCCGATGGTGTTGTTGTCGGGAACGAACCCGTTGCGGAAGAACGAGCTCGAGAACTCCACGGCCCTGCGCGCCGCGTCCGAGTCGATGGCGGGCGTCACCTGGTCGGCCTCGAGGAAGGCCCCATCGGCCTGGAAAAGGAGGCTGAGCCAGCGGGTCACGCCGTTGCCCTGCCAGTTGTACGCCCACGGGTACCGGTCGGCGGGGAGCGAGCCGCGCAGCTGCTCGCCGAGAGCGGTCAACTCCTCCCAGGTCCAGGCGTCGTCGATGCTCGTGGGCACCTCGGTGATCCCGACGGATGCCAGCATGTCGAGGTTCACCAGGATGGCCGAGGTGTCGGTGTGGTGCGGCAGGCCGAACACCGCGCCCTGGTTCTGGACAGCCGCCCACGCCGGCTCGGTGAACTGGGCCTGCCGATCCGACGACAGCAATGACGTGAGATCCAGCAGCTGGCCCCGGCCCGCGTAGGCGCCGAACGTGTAGTAGGGCACGCGGAAGATGTCGGGCGGGTTCCCCGCCTGCAGCTGCGCATCGATGTTGGAGAACATCTGCTCGTACGGCACCGCGTTCAGCGTCACGGTCTGGCCCGGGTTCGCCGCCTCGAAGGCGGCGATGGCGCTGCGGAAGCCTGCCAGCTCGGCGTCGGTTCCCCACGTCGTGAACGTCAGGGTCCCGGTGCGCTGGGTGGGCGTGCTCTGGGGGACGAACCCGCAGCCGGCGAGCAGGATCGGAAGCCCGACCGCACCGGCGGCACCCAAAAGGAATCCTCGGCGGGAAAGCGTCATGACATCACTCCAGGGTGTCGACGGTTCGGTGCCAGAAGGCGAGGACTCGCACCTGATTTCGTGTTTCAGGGGAACGCTACCGTCGCCAGGAACACCGGGGGCCGTTGCGGGGAAATTCGTCGGGGGCCGGGCAAAGGCGAGCCGCGGGGCGCGGGATGCGGGGCCGACACACGCGGCCGAGCGCGGTCAGTCGCGGGCGACGAGTTCCTCCGGCTCGACGACGATGTCGACCAGTGCGCCTCGCCGCCAGACCGTGAGCTCCATGCGGCGGCCGATCGCCGCCTCGACCATCGCGCGCTGGAGGTCGGTGGCCGTCCGCACCGGCGCGCCGTCGAAGGTCAGGACGATGTCGCCCGGGCGGGCGCCGGCGCGCGCCGCGGGACTGCCCGGGATCACGTCGGCGACCTGCATTCCCGAGGTGGCGCCCGCCCGCTCCGCCACGTCGGCGGGCAGGGCGACCTGGGTGCCCGAGATACCGAGCCAGGCCCGCCGGAACCGGCCCTCGCGCGCGAGGGCGTCGATGATCTCGCGGGTGGTGGTGTTGATGGGTACGGCAAGCCCCAGACCGACCCCGGCGACCGCGGTGTTCACCCCCACGATGCGCCCGGAACTGTCGGCGAGGACCCCGCCGCTCGAACCGGGGTTGAGTGCGGCATCGGTCTGGATCACCTCGTCGATCACCCGCCCTGCCCGGGTCGGCAGCGACCGGCCGAGCGCCGAGACGATCCCCGCCGAGACGCTTCCCGCAAGGCCCCGCGGATTGCCGAGGGCGACCACGAGCTGGCCGACGCGGAGTCCGGCGGCGTCTCCGAGCGGAAGCACGGGAGGAGTGCGATCGCGGGCCTGAAGGACGGCGAGGTCGGACAGCGGATCGGTTCCGAGGATGTCGGCGGCGACCGCCGTACCGTCGGCGAAGCTCGCCGACACCGACACGGCCCCGTCGACCACGTGGGCGCTCGTCAGCAGCAGCCCGGTGTCGGAGATCACCGAGGCGCTCCCCGCCCCGGCACCCCGTCGCGAGCGCACCTCGACGGCCGCGACCGAGGGGAGCATGGTCTCGGCGACCCTCACCACGACGGTCGAGTAGGCATCCAGAGCGGCGTCGTCCGACATGCGTTCAGTGTGCGCCGCCCACACGGCCTCGGCGCCGTCGTTCGCCCAGGGCGGAGGCACCCGTCACCCGGCGCCTCGCCGCGTCTCAGGCGAACGGGTTCGGAGTGAGGGTGTACTTCGTCTGCAGGTACTCGTGGATGCCCTCGGCGCCGCCCTCGCGGCCGAGGCCGGAGAACTTCCACCCGCCGAACGGGGCGGCGGCGTTGGAGACGACCCCCATGTTCAGGCCCATCATCCCGGTCTCGAGCCGCTCGATCATGCGCTGCCCGCGGGCGAGGTTCTCGGTGTAGACGTACGACACCAGGCCGTACTCGGTGTCGTTGGCGATGCGCACCGCGTCGTCCTCGTCGTCGAACGGGATGATCGCGAGCACCGGTCCGAAGATCTCCTCGCGCAGGATGTCGCTGCCTGGCCGCACGTCCGAGACCACCGTGGGCTCGTAGAACGTGCCGGGCCCGTCGACGGCCTTGCCGCCGGTGCGCAGCTGCGCGCCGCGGCCGACGGCATCCTCGACGAGCGCGGCGGCCTTGGCCACCGCGCGATCGTCGATGAGCGGACCGATCGTGACGCCGTCCTCGGTGCCGCGACCGATCCGGAAGTTCTGCACCCGCTCGGTGACGCGCCGTGCGAACTCGTCGGCGACGGAGCGATGCACGATGAAGCGGTTCGCGGCAGTGCAGGCCTGGCCGATGTTGCGGAATTTCGCTGCCATCGCACCGTCGACGGCCTTATCGAGGTCGGCGTCGTCGAAGACGACGAAGGGTGCGTTGCCGCCGAGCTCCATCGAGGTGCGGAGGACGCCCTCCGCGGCCTGCTCGAGTAGCCGCTGCCCCACCGGGGTCGACCCGGTGAAGGAGAGCTTCCGCAGCCGCGGGTCGCGGATGATCGGCTCGGACACCTTCCCCGAGCTCGACGTGGTGAGGACGTTCACGACACCCGCCGGAAGCCCCGCCTCCTCGAGCAGTTTGACGAAGAACAGCGTCGTGAGCGGGGTGAGCTCGGCGGGCTTGATGACCACGGTGCAACCGGCCGCGAGCGCCGGCGCGATCTTGCGGGTGGCCATGGCGAGGGGGAAGTTCCACGGGGTGATGAGGTAGCAGGGACCCACCGGGTGCTGCGAGACGATCATGCGCCCGGTGCCCTCGGGGTTCGCTCCGTAGCGGCCCTGCACGTGAGCGGCCTCCTCACTGAACCAGCGGATGAACTCCCCGCCGTAGACGACCTCGCCCCGCGCCTCGGCGAGGGGCTTTCCCATCTCGATCGTCATGAGGAGCGCGATGTCCTCCTTGCGCTCCTGGAGGAGGTCGAAGGTGCGACGCAGCAGCTCGGCGCGCTCGCGCGCCGGGGTGCGCGACCACTCCGGGAACGCCGCGACCGCGGCATCCAGTGCGGCCGTGCCGTCGGCGACCGAGGCGTCGGCGATGGTCTTCACGGCCTCGCCGGTGGCGGGGTCGAAGACGCGGAGCGTGCGACCCTCCGAGGCGGGGCGCCACACCCCTCCGATGAAGAGCCCGTCGGGCACCTCGGCGAGCAGGGCGGCTTCACGGTCGGCGGTCATGGGACTCCTCGGGATAGGGGCGGTCGTGGTCATTGTGCCCGGGCGTCGGCGCCGGTTCCGATATACATCGCGTACAGCTGGGGCTGCCCCGGTGTGCACGGTGGTGCACGACGCCCTGCGGTGGTCGGATGCCTCAGCGCGACGCCCCGCCGACGGCGGCCACCTCGCGCTGCGCGAGGAAGGCGCCCGAGAGGAAGGCGTCGAGCTCGGCGGCGGCCTGGAGCGGCAGCACTGCGGCGACGTACTGGTCGGGACGCACCACCACGACGACGCCATCACGGGAGAGTCCGCGTTCGTCGAAGATGTCGGTGCGGGTCCAGGCGCTCGGGGCGGCGGCGAAGACCTTCTCCGGATCGACCAGTCCGAGCGGACCCGAGCGCGGCCGGAAGATCGCGGGCACCGCCGCGAGCTCGACCTCGTCGAACCGCTGCTGGTAGATCACCTTCACGTCGAAGACGGCGTCCAGGTCGGCACCGGCCGGGGTGTGGCGGCGGACCGGCCCGTCGGGAGCGTTCAGCCACTCGGCCCACCCGGTCAGCGCCGACAGCTCGCCGGCCGCCGGCCGGTCGGCGAAGGCGTAGACGCGCCAGCGACCGTCGGCCTTGGCGTGGTGACCCAGGTGCACAGGGTTGCCGTCGGCGACCTTCACCACCTCGGAGCTCTTGAATCGCATCCCCACGGGGAAGCCCTCCGCGCGCCGCTGGTGGGCGGCATCCCCCACGATCCGCGAGGGCGTGTAGCGCGTCATGAAGCCCGACGGGAATTCGGCGGTGCCCAGGTAGTAGGTCGCGAGATCCTGCGGGTCGGAGATCTCGGCGGGCTTGCGGGCCATGAGCGAGGACCACTCCCGGTCGAAATCGATCAGCTGCTGGGCGACGGGCTTGCGTTCGGCGTCGTAGGTGCGGAGGAGGGATGCCGGGGCGAGGCGGGTGAGCACGTGACCGAGCTTCCACCCGAGGTTGAACCCGTCCTGCATCGAGACGTTCATGCCCTGCCCCGCCTTGGCGCTGTGGGTGTGGCAGGCGTCGCCGGTGAGGAAGACCCGCGGGTCGCGGGCCTCGCCCGGAGCGACGTCGTCGAAGCCGTCGGTGACCCGGTGCCCGACCTCGTAGACGCTGTGCCAGGCGACCTGCTTCACCTCGATCGTGTAGGGGTGGAGGATCGCGTTGGCGCGGCGGATGATCTCCTCGATCGGGGTCGCGCGGACGCGGTGGTTGTCGTCTGAGGCGACCTCGCCGAGGTCGATGTACATGCGGCTGAGGTACCCGCCCTCCCTCGGGATGTGGAGGATGTTCCCCGCCTCGGCCGAGATCGCGCATTTGATGCGCCAGTCGGGGAAGTCGGTGTCGACGAGCACATCCATGACCCCCCAGGCGTGCTGGGCGGTGCTGCCGACGTGGGTCCGCCCGATCGCTTCGCGCACGCGACTGCGCGCCCCGTCGCATCCGACGACGTACCGCGCCCGGATCGTGCGATCCTCCCCCACGCGGGACCCGGCGACGTGGCGGACGCGCACCTCGATGGGGTGCGCTCCCTCGTCGGCGGCCGCGTCGACCTCAAGGCCCAGGAACTCCACGCCGTAGTCGGGTGCGATGCGGGCGGGGCCGAGCGCCGCGGCTTCGGCGAAGTAGTCGAGCACCCGCGCCTGGTTGACGATGAGGTGCGGGAACTCGCTGATCTTGTAGCCGTAGTCCTCGGTGCGCGCGGTCCGGGTGATCCGCGAGGGGTCGGCGGGGTCGGGGCCCCAGAAGTTCATCCAGCCGATGTTGTACGCCTCGGCGATGATCCGCTCGGCGAAGCCGAAGGCCTGGAAGGTCTCGACGCTCCGGGGCTGGATGCCGTCGGCCTGTCCGAGCGGAAGCCGCCCCTCGCGCCGTTCGATGAGCCGGGTGGTGACGCTCGGGAACTGCGACATCTGCGCGGCCAGCAGCATTCCGGCAGGCCCCGAGCCCACGATCAGCACGTCGACGACGTCGGGGAGGTCATCGGGCCGATCGATTCCGGTGCCGGCAGCGGGCTGGAGGCGGGGATCGCCGGAGACGTAGCCGTGATGGTGGAACTGCATGGATTCTCCTCGACATCGATGTCGGAGTCGGCGCGGCGGTGCGATGCCGTGGTGATGGTTTGTTGTTCTATATTCGAACGCACCGTTCTACTATGGAACAGATGGTAGACGACGGCCGGCCGGAGCGGCAAGGTCTGTCGGGAGGGGTAGCCATGACGGATGCCGCGCAGAGCGCGCCCGCGTCGCAGACGCTGAGTCGCGGCATCCGCATCCTCGAGACGCTCGCCGATGCCCGCGCCCCCCTCACGATCGACGAGTTGGCCGAGCGACTCGAGGTGCATCGCTCGGTCGCCTATCGGCTGGTGCGGACGCTCGAGCAGCACGGCCTCGTCGTGCGGGACGGCACCGGACGCCTGACGCTCGGGCCGCGGATGGCCGCGCTCGCGGCCGGGGTCGCCCAGGACCTGCAGGCCGAGGCGCTGCCCGAGCTCACGTCCGTCGCGGGAGACCTCGGGATGACGTGCTTCCTCGCCGTGCTCGACCACGACGAATGTGTGACGCTCGTGAGCGTCGAACCCCGTCACGCCGTCGCCGCCGTCGCGCAGCGGCCGGGGACGCGGCATCCGGTGATCGTCGGCGCCCCCGGGAAGGCGATCCTCGCGCAGCTTCCCGAGCGCGCCCGGCCGGCGGGGATGGCGGAGGCGCTGGTCGAGGAGGTGCGCGAAGCGGCGCGACGGGGATACGCCACGAGCCACGACGAGGTGCTGCCGAGCGTGCACGCCGTCGCGGTGCCGCTGACCCTGCCGGCTCGCCCGCCTGCGGCGATCGCGGTCGTGTACGTCGCCAGCGGGCACGAACCCGATCGCATAGCCGAGCGACTGCAGCGGTCGGCGACGGTGATCCGCGAGGCGCTCGGCGGCTGAGTCGCGGCTGGTCGACGCTGTCGCGGCTGTCTCGCGGGCCGGTCAGGCGCCCCGGAAGACGGGGCGACGCTTCTGCTGGAACGCCGCGAACCCCTCGCGGTAGTCGTCGGTGGCGCGCAGCGCCTCCTGCCCGGCCGTCTCGGCGGCGGTGACCTGCCACAGCCGCTCGTCGCGAAGGGAGGCGATGAGCCGCTTGGAGGCGAGGAATGCCTGCGTCGGACCGGATGCCGCAGCCCGCGCCCGCTCGCGGGTGAACGTCAGCAGGTCGGCGTCGGGCACGGCGCGGCTGAAGAGCCCGGCCGCGACGGCCTCCGTTCCGGTCAGCAGATCGCCGGTGTAGATGAGGTCGAGCGCGCGGTGCGGGCCGAGTCGATCGAACAGCAGTGCGTGGCCGCCGGAGTCCAGCAGCGCACCGAGCTGCGCGAAAGGCGAGCCGATCATGGCCGTCTCGGCGACGTAGACGACGTCGGTGGCGATCGCGAGGCCGAGTCCGACGCCGAGGGCGGCGCCCTGCACGGCGGCGAACGTGGGCGCGGGATGCGCCGCCATCCGGCGCATCAGCTGCTCCACCGCGCGAAGGTACCCCGTGACGTCGTCGGTGTCGGGATCGACGCCCGAGATGTCGCGGCCGGCGCAGAACACGCGGCCCTCGCCGCGCAGTACCAGGGCGCGAGAGCCCGCGTCGGCGGCGCGTCGGTACGCGGCATCCAGGTCGGTCAGATCGTCGAGGGCGAGCGCGTTTCGTCGATCGGGAGCGTCGAGGACGATCTCCGCGACGCCGTCGTCGAGGGTGAGGGTGATCACGAGTCATCCGTATCACACCCTCTCGTCATCCCCCACCGGGCAGGCGCCGCGCCGGGCGAGTTGTCAGCGGCGCCTGCGCCCGCGAGAGTGGGCGTATGAAACGGGATGTGGGCGCGAACCTCGAGCTCGAGATCATCGAGCCGTCCGAACTGGTGTTCTCCGTCGCCGTGGCCGCGGGCGTGCCCCGCGAGCGCGAGCAGCTGACGGTGACCCTCGACGGCGAACGGGTCGACGCCGACGAGCTGGAGGACGAGCACGGCACGCGGCTGCACCGGGTCGTCGTCGGGCGCGGCGCCCTTGCGCTCGACTACTCCGCGACGGTCGTCGGGCAGGCGGCGCCCGCCACGGCGAGCGCCGCCGAGCTCGTCCGCTATCGGCGTCCGAGCCGCTACGCCGAGTCGGACGCCCTCTTCCCGACCGCCGCGGCCGAGTTCGTCGGAATATCCGACCCGGCCGAGCTGCTGACCTCGGTGTCGTCGTGGGTCGGAACCCGCCTGGCCTACGTCAGCGGGTCGAGCCTTCCCACCGACGGGGCGATGCGCACTTTTTTGGCGCGCCAGGGTGTCTGCCGCGACTTCGCCCACCTCACTGTCGCGCTGCTGCGCGCCCGGAACGTGCCGGCACGCCTCGTTTCGGTCTACGCGCCGGGGCTTCACCCGATGGACTTCCATGCGGTCGCCGAAGCGCACATCGACGGCGCGTGGTACGTCGTCGATGCGACCACCCTGGCTCCTCGCAGCACGCTCGTGCGGATCGCGACGGGCAGAGACGCCGCCGACACCGCCTTCCTCACGACGATCTCGGGGGCGGTCGCGCTCGGGACGATGACCGTCACCGCCGTCGCCGACGTGCTCCCCGACGACGACCTCACCCAGCCCGTGCAGCTGCGCTGACACCGTGGCCCGCGCGGAGCGGGCGTGGCACGCTGGAACCATGAAGACCTGGGTCGTGCGATTCGTCTCGCTGCTGGTGTTCAACATCGCGGTGCTGCTGGTGATCGGCTTCCTCACTCCGGCGCGCGTCGGGTGGGCCGCCCTGTGGGCCGGCGTCGTTCTCACGGCGATCGTGATCTGGATCAAGCCGCTGCTCTCCCGGTGGTTCGGCGGGATGGCGGCCCGCTCCGCCGACAGACGCACCCGTGTGGGCGAGAAGGTGGCGGAGTTCTTGGTCGCCTTCGCGGTCGCCTTCATCGTCTGGATCGCCACGGTGCTCCTGACCGGAGTGTCGATCGGAGGGTGGTTCTGGGGATGGATCCTCCCGCCCGTGCTGCTCATGATCGGCTGGGCGATCTACGACGTCATCGACGACCGGGTCGAGGCGCACGCGGGCGCCCTCTACGATCGCGCGACCCGTTCGACGCCCGCGGGTGCCGCGGCGGAGACGGCGCGAGTGGATGCCGCAGGCCCGCGGCCGGCGGTCGCCGACTCCCGCGCCACCGCGCAGGGTCGGAAGGAGCTGCGCGACGGCCTGACCGAGGAACAGCGCCGCATGCTCGACGAGCTCTGACCGCGCCGTCCTGCGCTTCTGCGCTTCGGGTCGCTGCCCTTTCGCGCCGCCCACGCGGATGCACTTTCGCGTCGCCCACGCGGGGATCCGCGCTCCCGCGGACCGGATCGCCCCGCGGCATCCGCGTGAGGGAGGATCTCCGCGCGAGCGCGGAATTCGGGACGCTGCCGCGCATGAAGAGCGTGTAACAAAGCGACGCGCGGCGGCGCAGCATCCGCTCTCTCGCAGGATGATGGAGGGGCGCACTTCCGCGACAGCACGCGGGCTGCGCCTTCCCGTACCTGGAGGCAGCCATGTCCCGAACCCGTTCCCGCCTGCACCTGGCCCTGGCCGGCATCGCCGTGGCCGCCCTCGCCCTCACCGGCTGCGCCACCGGCTCGGGCGACACCGACACCGGCTCCGACGCGTCGTCGGCACCGGCCGACGAGGGGTACATCACCCCCGGCAAACTCACGATCGCCACGGGCGAGCCGGCGTACTACCCGTACGTCATCGATGACGATCCGGCCTCGGGCGAGGGTTTCGAGGCCGCGGTCGCCTACGCCGTCGCCGAGGAGCTGGGCTTCGCCCCCGAGGACGTCGAGTGGGTGCGCACCACGTTCGAAGCCGCGATCGCGCCGGGGCCGAAGGACTTCGACATCAACATCCAGCAGTACTCCATCACCCCCGAACGCGCCGAGAACGTCGACTTCTCCTCGCCCTACTACGCCGCGAGCCAGGCGATCGTCGCGATCGAAGGCAACGAGGCCGCCGAGGGCGTCACCTCGCTCGCCGACACCAAGGGTCTGCTGCTGGGCGCCATGGTCGGGTCGACCAGTGCGCAGACGATCGAAGAGGTCGTCCAGCCCGACACCCCTGCGCAGCTCTACAACACCAACGAAGACGCCAAGGCCGCCCTCGAGGCCGGGCAGATCGACGGGCTCGTCCTCGACACGCCGACGGCGTACTACGCCACCGGCGTCTACATCGACAACTCGTTCATCGTGGGCGAGCTCCCCACCGCCGGCATCCCCGATGAGTGGGGGCTGGTGCTGGCCAAGGACTCGCCGCTGACCGAGCAGGTCACCGCCGCGGTCGACGCCCTGCGCGAGAACGGCACGCTCGAGGCCATCACCCAGGAGTGGCTGGGCGAGGGCGCCGGCGTCACACTGCTCGAGTGAGTCCGGGCCGGGACCGGTCGGCTAGCGTCGAAGCGTGAGCGCCGACATCCATCAGCCGAGCGCGCTCGAGCAGGAGCGTCGCGCCTACCGCGCGCGCCAGTCGATCCGGTCGGTGCTGATCGCCGTCATCTCGACCCTCGTCTTCGCGGTCGTGGTGTGGCTCACCGTCGTCAACACCCCCGGGTGGGAGTCGGTGCGGCGATCCTTCTTCGACCCCGAGACGGCATGGCAGTCGCTCCCGCGCGTCTGGGAGGGGTTCCTGCTGAACCTCCAGGTGCTGGGGCTGTCGGTGATCACCGTCGCGATCGGGGCGACCGTCATCGCGCTCCTGCGCACCCTGCGGGGCGCGGTTTTTTTCCCGCTCCGAGCCCTCGCCGCCGGCTACACCGACGTCTTCCGCGGCATCCCGCTGATCATCGTGCTCTACCTCGTGGGCTTCGGCATCCCGGGGCTCCTCAACGAGCGCATCCCCCCGGTCATCCTCGGTACCGCGGCGATCACGATCACCTACTCGGCGTACGTGAGCGAGGTGATCCGCGCGGGGATCGAAGCGGTGCATCCCTCGCAGCGACTCGCGGCACGGGCGATGGGTCTCGGGTACGCCCAGACGCTGAGGCTCGTGGTGATGCCGCAGGCCCTGCGCAAGATGACGCCTCCCCTCATGAACGACTTCGTCGCGATGCAGAAGGACGTCGGGCTCGTCTCGGTCATCGGCGCCGTCGACGCCGTGCGGGCCGCGCAGATCGAGACGTCGCTGTCGTACAACTTCACGCCGTACATCGTCGCGGCGGTGCTGTTCGTGCTGCTGGCGATCCCCACCATCCGCCTGGCCGACTGGTGGACCGCGCGGCTGCAGCGCCGCGAGCAGATGGGATCGATCCTGTGACCGCACTCCTGCAGGCAGACGGGATCTGGAAGTCGTTCGGCGACCGCTCGGTGCTCCGCGGCGTGTCGCTCGATCTGTCCGTGCACGAGGTCGTCGCGGTCATCGGCGCGAGCGGGTCGGGCAAGTCGACGCTGCTGCGGTGCCTGAACCTCCTCGAGACGATCGACGACGGCGTCATCCTGCTCGGGGGGGAGGACATCTCCGACCCGCGTGTGGACGGCAACCGGGTGCGCGCCCGATTCGGCGCCGTGTTCCAGCACTACAACCTCTTCCCCCACCTGTCGGTGATCGACAACGTCACGCTCGCCGCCCGGAAGGTGCACCGGATGCCGCGGCGCGACGCCGACGCGAAGGCGATGGCCCTGCTCGAACGGATCGGGCTGGCCGACAAGGCGCGCGAGCACCCCGACCGCCTGTCGGGCGGTCAGCAGCAGCGGGCCGCGATCGTGCGCGCCGTGGTGACCGACCCCGAGGTGCTTTTCCTCGACGAGATCACGTCGGCGCTCGATCCCGAGCTCGTCGGCGAGGTGCTCGAGCTGGTGCAGTCCCTCGCCGAGGAGGGGGCGACCATCCTCATGGCCACCCACGAGATGGCCTTCGCGCGCGACGTCGCCCATCGGGTGCTCTTCCTCGACGAGGGCCGCGTGGTCGAAGAGGGTCCGCCGAGCGAGGTGCTCGTCGCACCGCGCGAGGAGCGGACGCGCCGGTTCCTCTCGCGATTCACGACCTGAGGGTCACACGGGCTCGGTGGTGCGGATGATTCCGCAGCTCAGGCACGACCACGCCACGAGGAACCGCTCGTCGTCGAGGATCTCGAACCGCAGCGGATCGCCGCAGGTCGGGCAGCGGCGCGGGTCCGGCGTCACGCCGGGAGCCCGTCGCCGAAGAGGTTCCGCTGCCGCTCGAGCGACGTGATCTCGAAGCGGGTGCGGGCGACGATCGGATAGTCCACGCTCAACCTCGTGAGGATCACCCGCACCTGCGCCTCCACCCACGGCTGGGCCTCGAGGGCGACCCGTTCGATCTCGGTGCGGGTGCGCAGCCACACCACCGGGGTGCCGTCCGGCCCGGGGAGCCAGTGCGCGTCGACGACGCCCCACGCCCCCGT of the Microbacterium invictum genome contains:
- a CDS encoding sugar ABC transporter substrate-binding protein; protein product: MTLSRRGFLLGAAGAVGLPILLAGCGFVPQSTPTQRTGTLTFTTWGTDAELAGFRSAIAAFEAANPGQTVTLNAVPYEQMFSNIDAQLQAGNPPDIFRVPYYTFGAYAGRGQLLDLTSLLSSDRQAQFTEPAWAAVQNQGAVFGLPHHTDTSAILVNLDMLASVGITEVPTSIDDAWTWEELTALGEQLRGSLPADRYPWAYNWQGNGVTRWLSLLFQADGAFLEADQVTPAIDSDAARRAVEFSSSFFRNGFVPDNNTIGSSSYASESWFSQSVAMVWSGAFQIPDADSTAAFEWTATFAPRDVRGGGDFGGNALVATADTAQPELAAAFLEFMTDAEQMRSFCQTASLLPTRGDLLNDDLLFDVRPELAPVFAAQAGVVQPQDVAQVASPSMSAIIPVLQEQLDLAFTGAQDPATTVENLQTGIAAATGA
- a CDS encoding S1C family serine protease, translated to MSDDAALDAYSTVVVRVAETMLPSVAAVEVRSRRGAGAGSASVISDTGLLLTSAHVVDGAVSVSASFADGTAVAADILGTDPLSDLAVLQARDRTPPVLPLGDAAGLRVGQLVVALGNPRGLAGSVSAGIVSALGRSLPTRAGRVIDEVIQTDAALNPGSSGGVLADSSGRIVGVNTAVAGVGLGLAVPINTTTREIIDALAREGRFRRAWLGISGTQVALPADVAERAGATSGMQVADVIPGSPAARAGARPGDIVLTFDGAPVRTATDLQRAMVEAAIGRRMELTVWRRGALVDIVVEPEELVARD
- a CDS encoding NAD-dependent succinate-semialdehyde dehydrogenase, whose protein sequence is MTADREAALLAEVPDGLFIGGVWRPASEGRTLRVFDPATGEAVKTIADASVADGTAALDAAVAAFPEWSRTPARERAELLRRTFDLLQERKEDIALLMTIEMGKPLAEARGEVVYGGEFIRWFSEEAAHVQGRYGANPEGTGRMIVSQHPVGPCYLITPWNFPLAMATRKIAPALAAGCTVVIKPAELTPLTTLFFVKLLEEAGLPAGVVNVLTTSSSGKVSEPIIRDPRLRKLSFTGSTPVGQRLLEQAAEGVLRTSMELGGNAPFVVFDDADLDKAVDGAMAAKFRNIGQACTAANRFIVHRSVADEFARRVTERVQNFRIGRGTEDGVTIGPLIDDRAVAKAAALVEDAVGRGAQLRTGGKAVDGPGTFYEPTVVSDVRPGSDILREEIFGPVLAIIPFDDEDDAVRIANDTEYGLVSYVYTENLARGQRMIERLETGMMGLNMGVVSNAAAPFGGWKFSGLGREGGAEGIHEYLQTKYTLTPNPFA
- a CDS encoding FAD-dependent monooxygenase, whose amino-acid sequence is MQFHHHGYVSGDPRLQPAAGTGIDRPDDLPDVVDVLIVGSGPAGMLLAAQMSQFPSVTTRLIERREGRLPLGQADGIQPRSVETFQAFGFAERIIAEAYNIGWMNFWGPDPADPSRITRTARTEDYGYKISEFPHLIVNQARVLDYFAEAAALGPARIAPDYGVEFLGLEVDAAADEGAHPIEVRVRHVAGSRVGEDRTIRARYVVGCDGARSRVREAIGRTHVGSTAQHAWGVMDVLVDTDFPDWRIKCAISAEAGNILHIPREGGYLSRMYIDLGEVASDDNHRVRATPIEEIIRRANAILHPYTIEVKQVAWHSVYEVGHRVTDGFDDVAPGEARDPRVFLTGDACHTHSAKAGQGMNVSMQDGFNLGWKLGHVLTRLAPASLLRTYDAERKPVAQQLIDFDREWSSLMARKPAEISDPQDLATYYLGTAEFPSGFMTRYTPSRIVGDAAHQRRAEGFPVGMRFKSSEVVKVADGNPVHLGHHAKADGRWRVYAFADRPAAGELSALTGWAEWLNAPDGPVRRHTPAGADLDAVFDVKVIYQQRFDEVELAAVPAIFRPRSGPLGLVDPEKVFAAAPSAWTRTDIFDERGLSRDGVVVVVRPDQYVAAVLPLQAAAELDAFLSGAFLAQREVAAVGGASR
- a CDS encoding sugar ABC transporter permease, translating into MARPRRAGARKEAAAAYAFIAPNYLLLLIFVLIPLVGALLVSLQRTDGFGEGTFTGLDNYARLASDPLFWRSLANTVVFTLIVTPVSMAIGLFSAVMLNAALPARGVLRSLLILPMAVSGVATGLIGVLIFDQNSGALNRIAEVLGLPSVDWQSQPIPAFASIVIATVWWRTGFNMLIYLAGLQGLGPDLYEAARLDGANALQRFFAVTVPLLGPTTFFLTVLNVIYSFQVFDLVFVLTGGGPGGATSVLVTYAYETGFVTRDQGYAAAIGMVLFVFALVFAAAQWRASRTRDLVE